One genomic segment of Erythrobacter sp. THAF29 includes these proteins:
- the queC gene encoding 7-cyano-7-deazaguanine synthase QueC: MSEESKASQKPVAVVLLSGGLDSMVTAAIAKERGFEVRALTVDYGQRHRLELASAKRIAEELWLASQTEIALDLRAFGGSALTDAIEVPKSGVGDDIPVTYVPARNLVFLALTTACAEAAGSSDVFIGVNALDYSGYPDCRPEFIESFAETARLGTKQGVEGRPFTIHAPLQQMTKADIARECHRLGLDPAWSWSCYDPTEDNLACGLCDSCRLRKKGFAEAGLQDSTVYAA, encoded by the coding sequence ATGAGCGAAGAAAGCAAGGCCTCACAAAAACCGGTCGCAGTCGTCCTTCTTTCGGGCGGTCTCGATTCAATGGTAACCGCAGCCATCGCCAAGGAACGCGGCTTCGAGGTCCGCGCGCTTACCGTCGATTACGGGCAACGGCATCGACTGGAGCTCGCCTCAGCCAAACGGATCGCAGAAGAACTTTGGCTGGCTTCCCAGACCGAGATTGCACTCGATCTTCGAGCCTTCGGAGGCTCGGCACTGACCGATGCGATCGAAGTGCCAAAGTCGGGTGTTGGCGACGATATCCCCGTAACCTATGTCCCCGCCCGCAACCTCGTGTTCCTCGCCCTCACCACCGCATGTGCCGAAGCTGCGGGATCGAGTGATGTCTTCATCGGAGTCAATGCGCTCGACTATTCAGGCTATCCCGATTGCCGACCAGAATTCATCGAGAGTTTCGCGGAGACCGCCCGACTGGGGACCAAACAGGGCGTTGAAGGCCGTCCCTTCACTATCCACGCTCCGCTCCAACAAATGACCAAGGCAGACATCGCGAGGGAATGTCATCGGCTTGGCCTGGATCCGGCGTGGAGCTGGTCCTGCTATGATCCAACCGAAGACAACCTTGCTTGCGGACTGTGCGATTCATGTCGTCTGCGGAAAAAGGGATTTGCCGAGGCGGGATTACAGGATAGCACAGTCTACGCCGCGTAG
- a CDS encoding Hsp33 family molecular chaperone HslO has protein sequence MQTEIETYSDKLLGFTLPARNARARVVRLDTVVKDVLSAHDYPAPITHLLSEALVLGALMGGLMKGDEAQLTMQAQTQAGVVSLLVCDYRGGTMRGYADFDEEALAGLGANPSLSALFGEGYLAVTFETGGGRRYQGIVPLEGETLAEACETYFVQSEQVPTLIKVASRSGPDVQIAAGLLIQHLADGEEGRERLHVRLDHPDWEHVVTMASTISHDELVDSNLSLEALAWRLFHEEEEVRVQPGAELKRGCRCSAEYYETVIARFPEAEQAAMRDEDGRIVVDCAFCSKAFELQI, from the coding sequence ATGCAGACAGAGATCGAAACATACTCCGACAAACTTCTCGGGTTCACGTTGCCTGCCCGCAATGCGCGTGCGCGCGTCGTACGGCTTGATACCGTTGTTAAGGACGTCCTCTCGGCGCACGATTATCCCGCGCCCATCACTCACCTGCTCAGCGAGGCGTTGGTTTTGGGCGCGCTTATGGGCGGCCTGATGAAAGGGGATGAGGCGCAGCTGACCATGCAGGCGCAGACGCAGGCTGGCGTCGTATCTCTTCTGGTCTGCGATTATCGCGGCGGGACGATGCGCGGCTATGCCGATTTCGATGAAGAGGCTCTGGCAGGACTGGGCGCAAATCCTTCGCTTTCTGCGCTATTCGGGGAAGGGTATCTGGCGGTGACCTTCGAAACCGGTGGAGGCCGTCGCTATCAAGGCATCGTTCCCTTGGAGGGCGAGACCCTTGCCGAGGCGTGCGAGACCTATTTCGTGCAGTCGGAACAGGTCCCGACCTTGATCAAGGTCGCCAGCCGCTCGGGCCCCGATGTACAGATCGCAGCCGGCCTCCTCATCCAGCACCTCGCCGACGGGGAAGAGGGACGCGAACGTCTGCACGTCCGCCTCGACCACCCTGACTGGGAGCACGTAGTCACCATGGCGTCTACAATCAGCCACGACGAGCTGGTCGACAGCAACCTATCGCTGGAGGCACTTGCCTGGCGGCTGTTTCACGAAGAGGAGGAGGTGCGCGTGCAACCTGGCGCGGAGCTAAAGCGCGGATGCCGCTGCAGCGCCGAGTATTATGAGACGGTCATCGCGCGTTTTCCCGAAGCGGAACAAGCAGCTATGCGCGACGAGGACGGGCGTATCGTGGTCGACTGCGCCTTTTGCTCGAAAGCGTTCGAGCTTCAGATTTAA
- the argF gene encoding ornithine carbamoyltransferase — protein sequence MAVRHFLDLGDAGADAIAALINDAIDRKAARSGWAKGQPDSDAPLAGRVLALVFEKNSTRTRVSFDIAMRQLGGTVLILEAGSSQLGRGETIADTARVLSRMVDAIMLRTDDHSKIEEMARHATVPVINGLTDRSHPCQIVADLLTMIEHGKSLPGLEVAWFGDGNNVLHSVLEAAGLMKFNVRVATPAGFEPEPEFVELARAGGASVTLTQDAGVAARGADVIVTDTWVSMGQDHADAKLAAMAPFQVNSALMAEAKSDAIFLHCLPAHVGEEVSEDVFESDRSVVFDEAENRIHAQKSILLWSFGLLEAA from the coding sequence ATGGCGGTGCGCCACTTCCTCGACCTCGGAGACGCCGGAGCTGACGCAATCGCGGCGCTGATCAACGACGCAATCGACCGCAAGGCGGCGCGATCAGGCTGGGCGAAAGGGCAGCCGGATTCCGATGCGCCGCTGGCTGGCCGCGTGCTGGCGCTCGTATTCGAGAAGAACTCCACGCGCACGCGGGTCAGCTTCGATATTGCGATGCGCCAGCTGGGCGGGACAGTCCTGATCCTCGAAGCAGGCTCGAGCCAGCTTGGTCGCGGCGAGACCATCGCCGACACAGCGCGGGTTCTGAGCCGGATGGTCGATGCGATCATGTTGCGGACCGACGATCATTCGAAGATCGAGGAAATGGCCCGACACGCCACGGTACCGGTGATCAACGGCCTCACCGACCGCTCGCATCCCTGCCAGATCGTCGCCGACCTGCTTACGATGATTGAGCATGGCAAGTCGCTGCCCGGTCTTGAGGTCGCGTGGTTTGGCGATGGCAACAACGTGTTGCATTCGGTCCTGGAAGCAGCCGGGCTCATGAAGTTCAATGTGCGCGTTGCGACGCCTGCCGGTTTTGAACCCGAACCCGAATTCGTCGAATTGGCACGAGCCGGTGGCGCGTCCGTGACACTCACGCAGGACGCGGGGGTGGCGGCGCGAGGGGCGGACGTGATCGTCACCGACACGTGGGTTTCGATGGGACAGGACCATGCAGATGCGAAACTTGCGGCGATGGCGCCCTTTCAAGTCAACTCGGCGCTGATGGCGGAGGCCAAGAGCGACGCAATCTTCCTTCACTGCCTCCCGGCCCATGTCGGCGAAGAGGTGAGCGAGGATGTCTTCGAGAGCGATCGGTCGGTGGTCTTCGACGAGGCGGAAAACCGTATCCACGCGCAAAAATCGATCCTGCTCTGGAGCTTCGGGCTGCTCGAGGCGGCATGA
- a CDS encoding aspartate aminotransferase family protein codes for MSITPLMPVYPRCGVRPVRGEHCHLIDEDGTRYLDFASGIAVNLLGHSHEGLIKAIQKQAETLMHVSNLYGSPQGEKLAQTLVDNTFADTVFFTNSGAEAVETAIKTARAYHQHEGDTTKFELITFKNAFHGRTMATISASNQEKMHHGFSPLLAGFKYAEFDDLESAKALMGPNTAGFLVEPIQGEGGIRPASVEFMQELRKLADENDLMLVLDEVQCGVARTGTLYAYEQYGIEPDIVATAKGLGGGFPIGACLATEKAARGMVFGTHGSTYGGNPLAMAAGSAVMEAVANEEFLASVREKGERLRSRLEQFIGNYPELFELVRGKGLMLGIKMKVESRPFFVHLRDNHQLLTVAAGDNTLRVIPPLVIGDAEMDEFFEKLSAGAASYEVPRPA; via the coding sequence ATGTCGATTACCCCGCTCATGCCTGTCTATCCGCGTTGCGGCGTGCGGCCGGTTCGCGGCGAGCACTGCCACCTTATTGACGAGGACGGCACGCGCTATCTCGATTTCGCGAGCGGGATAGCGGTCAACCTGCTGGGGCACTCGCATGAGGGGCTGATCAAGGCTATTCAAAAGCAGGCGGAAACGCTGATGCACGTCTCCAACCTCTACGGCAGTCCGCAGGGCGAAAAACTCGCGCAGACGCTGGTCGATAACACCTTTGCCGACACGGTTTTCTTCACCAATTCCGGCGCCGAGGCTGTCGAAACCGCGATCAAGACAGCACGCGCTTACCACCAGCACGAAGGCGACACGACGAAGTTCGAGCTCATCACCTTCAAGAACGCATTTCACGGGCGCACGATGGCAACCATCAGTGCTTCGAACCAGGAGAAGATGCACCACGGCTTCTCGCCTCTTCTTGCCGGGTTCAAATATGCAGAATTCGACGATCTGGAATCGGCCAAGGCACTTATGGGGCCGAACACCGCCGGCTTCCTTGTCGAGCCGATTCAGGGTGAGGGCGGCATTCGACCGGCATCGGTCGAGTTCATGCAGGAACTGCGAAAGCTTGCCGACGAGAACGATTTGATGCTCGTTCTCGACGAGGTGCAGTGCGGCGTTGCGCGCACCGGCACGCTATATGCCTACGAGCAATACGGGATCGAGCCCGACATCGTCGCGACGGCAAAGGGATTGGGCGGCGGATTCCCGATCGGCGCCTGTCTTGCGACCGAAAAGGCGGCGCGCGGCATGGTCTTCGGCACGCATGGCTCGACCTATGGCGGCAACCCTCTTGCCATGGCCGCGGGCAGCGCGGTGATGGAAGCGGTCGCGAATGAAGAATTTCTCGCTTCGGTCCGAGAGAAAGGTGAGCGTCTGCGCTCGCGCCTTGAGCAGTTCATCGGCAACTATCCGGAACTTTTCGAGCTGGTGCGCGGCAAGGGGCTCATGCTCGGCATCAAGATGAAGGTCGAGAGCCGCCCGTTTTTCGTCCACCTGCGCGACAACCACCAGCTGCTTACCGTTGCGGCGGGCGACAACACACTGCGCGTAATCCCGCCGCTCGTCATTGGCGATGCGGAAATGGACGAGTTCTTCGAGAAGCTTTCGGCCGGGGCTGCGAGCTACGAAGTGCCCAGACCGGCCTGA
- a CDS encoding cold-shock protein, which yields MGYDRGRRRGRDKRDGFGEEGFDPFGGGMDGFPPPSDYGNDRGGDRFGGGDRGGGGDRFGGGGDRGGPRGGYGGGDRGGPRGGGGGGGGGFNRMPAQVVGTGKGTVKFFNGQKGFGFIQQETGGEDVFVHISAVERAGLEGLGEGQELEFNLVDRGGKISAQDLQIVGDVVQVQAGGPPKRELTGEKATGTVKFFNSMKGFGFLVRDDGQPDAFVHISAVERSGLSELNEGERYEFDLEVDRRGKYSAVNLVPVQG from the coding sequence ATGGGTTACGATAGGGGACGTCGGCGCGGCCGGGACAAGCGCGACGGTTTCGGCGAAGAGGGTTTCGATCCTTTCGGTGGCGGGATGGACGGATTTCCACCCCCGAGTGATTACGGAAATGACCGTGGTGGTGACCGCTTTGGCGGTGGCGACCGTGGCGGTGGCGGAGACCGTTTCGGCGGTGGCGGCGATCGCGGCGGACCGCGCGGCGGCTACGGCGGCGGCGATCGCGGTGGCCCTCGCGGCGGCGGTGGTGGCGGAGGCGGCGGTTTCAACCGCATGCCCGCTCAGGTCGTCGGCACCGGCAAAGGCACCGTGAAGTTCTTCAACGGCCAGAAAGGCTTCGGCTTCATCCAGCAGGAAACCGGCGGTGAGGACGTGTTCGTCCATATCAGCGCGGTGGAGCGCGCGGGCCTAGAAGGGCTTGGCGAAGGTCAGGAACTCGAATTCAACCTCGTCGATCGCGGCGGCAAGATTTCCGCACAGGATCTCCAGATCGTTGGCGATGTCGTGCAAGTCCAGGCAGGCGGCCCTCCCAAGCGCGAGCTGACAGGTGAGAAGGCGACCGGTACGGTCAAATTCTTCAACTCGATGAAGGGTTTCGGCTTCCTCGTTCGCGATGACGGCCAGCCGGACGCGTTCGTGCATATCAGCGCGGTCGAACGTTCGGGTCTTTCGGAGTTGAACGAGGGCGAGCGCTACGAATTCGACCTCGAGGTCGATCGACGCGGAAAGTATTCCGCGGTCAACCTCGTGCCGGTCCAGGGCTAA
- a CDS encoding TIGR01244 family sulfur transferase, which produces MSNFRPLSESVLASPQIELSDIETARSQGITLIVNNRPDGEDPSAPQGDEVEAAAKAAGIDYVAIPIGHAGFSEPQVDQMIAALGKTDGKVLAYCRSGTRSTFLWSLAQAKSGKDPDAIAEAASAAGYDITPIRPMIDMLAAR; this is translated from the coding sequence ATGAGCAATTTTCGACCGCTGTCCGAATCGGTGTTGGCAAGTCCGCAGATCGAGCTTTCCGACATCGAAACTGCGCGCAGCCAAGGGATCACGCTGATCGTCAACAATCGGCCCGATGGCGAGGATCCATCCGCTCCGCAGGGCGATGAGGTGGAGGCTGCCGCCAAAGCTGCCGGCATCGATTATGTCGCGATCCCCATCGGCCATGCAGGCTTCAGCGAGCCGCAGGTCGACCAGATGATCGCCGCGCTGGGAAAGACCGATGGCAAAGTCCTTGCCTATTGCCGATCCGGCACGCGATCGACCTTCCTGTGGTCGCTGGCGCAGGCAAAAAGCGGCAAAGATCCCGATGCTATCGCCGAAGCAGCATCGGCGGCGGGGTACGATATCACCCCGATCCGCCCAATGATCGATATGCTCGCCGCGCGCTGA